CTGCACCGGCTGCCCGGAACGGCCGGTGTTCAGCGCCATCAAGCTGATGGAGAAGGATCTCGGCAAGACGCATATCAGCTGTGATATCGGCTGCCACACCTTCTCGGCCCTGCCGCCCTTCAGCATCGGCCAGACCGTGCTCGGCTACGGCCTCGGCCTCGCCAGCTCGACCGGGGTCGCGCCGAATTTCGACAAGCGCGTCATCTCGATCATGGGCGACGGCGGCTTCTGGCATAACGGCCTGAGCACCGGCGTCGCCAGCTCCGTCTTCAACCGGAACGATTCGATCCTGATCGTGATGAAGAACGGCTACACCTCGGCCACGGGCTGGCAATGGGTGCCGTCGACGCCGAAGGAGGGCAATTTCGAACAGTCGCACATGTCGATCGAGGAGACGGTGCGCGCGCTCGGCGTCAAGTGGCAGCGCAAGGTGCGGACCTACAACGTCTCGAAGATGGTCAAGACCCTGAAGGAGGCGATGACCACGACGCACGAGGGCCTCAAGGTCATCATCGCGGAAAGCGAGTGCATGCTTGCCAAGCAGCGCCGGGTGAAGGCCGAGCGAACGAAGCTGATCCGCGAGGGCAAGCGCGCCGTGCGGCCGCGTTTCGGCATCGACGACGATGTCTGCACCGGCGACCACAGCTGCATCCGCCTGTCGGGCTGCCCGTCGCTCACCATCAAGGCGAACCCGGACCCGCTGCGCACCGACCCGATCGCCCATGTCAACACGGGCTGCGTCGGCTGCGGGCTGTGCGGCGAGGTCGCCCACGCGGCGATCCTGTGCCCGTCCTTCTACAAGGCCGAGATCGTCTACAACGCCGGCGCGTTCGAGCGCTGGCTCGCCGGCGTGCGCCAGCGCGTCATCGGCATGGTCTACAGCCCGGAGGAACTGCGCCTCGCGCCGCGCCAGGAAGGCGCGATGGAGCAGGAAGACGCAGCAAAGGCGGCCTGACCGTGGCCAGCGCGAAGAAATCCGGCAAGGCGGCGCCCAAGGCGGCCGCCAAGCCGAAGGCGTCCCGCCGCAAGCCGGCGGAGGAGCGGCCGGTCACCGTCGTCATCGCGGCGATGGGCGGCGAAGGCGGCGGCGTGCTGACCGCCTGGCTGGTCGATGCGGCGCGCAAGGCCGGCCTGCCGGTGCAGGCGACATCGATCCCCGGCGTGGCCCAGCGCACGGGTGCGACGACCTACTATGTCGAGATCGTGCCCAAGCCCTATGCCGAGACCGGCGACATCGAGCCGGTGCTCGACCTGTATCCGGGCCCGGGCGACATCGACATGATGATCGCGACCGAGCTGATGGAGGTCGGCCGGGCGATGGAGAAGGGCTTCATCAGCCCGGAGAAGACGACGCTGATCGGCTCGACCCACCGGGTCTACACGCTGGCCGAGAAGATGGCGATGGGCGACGGCCGCTACGACGGCGACAAGATTCTCGACGCCGCCAGGCAGATGTCGAAGCGGCATATCCTGTTCGATATCGAACGCGCCGCCCAGGACGCCGGCACCATCATCAATTCGGTCCTGCTCGGCGCCATGGCCGGCTCCGGCGTCTTGCCCATCGAACCCGAGGCCTTCAAGGACGGCATCCGCGATTCGGGCAAGGCGGTCGAGTCCAACCTGGCCGGTTTCGATGTCGGTTTCGCCTACGCCACGGGCGATGTCGTCGAATTGCAGACCAAACCGGCGCCGCCGAAGGCGCCGGCGCCCCGGCCGGGCGATTCCGTTGGCGACCTGAAGGGGCGAATCGAACGGGATTATCCGTCGGAGACCCACGCCGTCGTGCTGGAGGCCTGCGGACGCTGCCTCGATTATCAGGACGCGGCCTACGCCCGGCTCTATCTCGAACGGCTCGATACGGTCAAAGCGCTCGACGAGGGCCGCGGCGACGGCGATTTCAAGATCACCAACGAGGCGGCGCGCCATCTCGGCCTGCGCATGACCTTCGAGGACATCATGCGGGTCGCCCAGTTCAAGACCCGCAGGTCGCGCTTCGAGCGGATGCGCCGCGACGTGCAGGCGCAGGACGACCAGCTCGTCCGCACGACCGAGCATTTCAAGCCGGGGCCGTACGAGTTCGCCTCCGTGCTGCCGAAGGGTCTGGGCCGCCGGGTCGTCGACTGGGCCGACCGCAACCCGGCCAGGGCGCGCAAATGGCATTTCGGCCTGCATATCCGCACCGACACCGTCTGGGGCTTCGCCCGGGTGCGGACGCTGGCCGCCATGCGCCGCTTCCGCCGGCGCGGCTACCGCTATGCCGAGGAACAGGACCTGATCGAGGGCTGGCTCGACCTGGTGCGCAAGGCGGCCGCCGTCAGCAAGCCGATGGCGCTTGAGACCATCGAATGCGCCCGGCTGATCAAGGGCTATTCCGAGACCCACAAACGCGGCGTCGGCAACTATCGCCGGATCGTCGCGGAGATCGTCGAGCCGGCGCTGGCGGAAGGTGTCGACCGCGCCGGCGACATCGCCCAGGCCCGCGCCGCCGCCCTCGCCGACCCGGAAGGCGAGAGCCTGAGCGAGGCTATCGCCGCGATGACCGAAGCCCGCGCCGGCCCGGCGGTGGCGGCGGAGTAGCCCACCGCGTTCGGCAGAAGCATCGGCGGGGTCATGCACCGCGAACCTGCCACGCCCGACTCCTGAGTAACGACGGAAACCGGGAGGAGCCAACCGTGGACGGCATCTCGAAGTTCCGCAGCCCGATGGCAGACCCGATCGTCCTCGAAATGGCGCAGGAGCGCGGTATGGAGGAGGTGCCGCTGTTTGCCGACGGCCGGCGCAACATGCCGGCGCAAGCCTGGCGCACGGCCTTCGAGCGATGGGCGGAACTGGCGCCCGAGCGCGACGGGCCGGTCAATCCGGAGCGGACCGCCGTCGCGGATCCGGCCGAAATGACCCGGCTGATCAAGGACAAGGCACGGGAGCTGGGCGCCGACGACGTCGGAATCTGCGAACTGACGCCTGTCATGATCAACGAGGGCTACAGCTTTCCGCACAAATACGTCATCTCGCTGCTGCTTGAGGAGAAATACCAGGCCGTTCTCGGCGGCGCGCTCGCGGTCGAGATGGAGACCATCGACGTCTATGTGCGCTGCGCGGAGGTTTCGACCGAACTCGGCAAATTCATCCGCAGCCTCGGCTACCCGGCCCTAGCCGACCACAACGGCACCATGGAGCTGCAGGCGATCCCGGCCATGGTGGCCGGCGGCCTCGGCGAAATGGGCAAGAACGGTTCGATGCTCCACCGCCGGTTCGGCGCCAGCTTCCGTCCCGGATTCGTGCTCACCGACCTGCCGCTTGTGCCGGACGAACCCGACCTGTTCGGCGTCCAGGACTACTGCATGAATTGCCGGCTGTGCGAGAACAACTGCCCGCCGGCGGCGATTGCGGGCTCGGACGACTATGTGGTGACCGACGGCTACAAGCGCTGGCTGATCGACATTCCGAAATGCTACGAGGCCAGCCGCCTGCGCGACGAGTACTGCCACCTTTGCGTCGACGTCTGCCCCTATGTGCACAAGGAAAACGGCGATCCGGAGAAGCGCAGCCTCTACAAGCAGTTCATGGGCAAGCGCCGCAGGGCCGGCTGGCGGACACCGCAATGGTTCCTCGAAGACGAGGACGGCATTCTGAACGGCGGCGGGCGAAGCGAACCGCTCCCGACCTTGAGATCCGAAGTCCGCTCGCAGACGTGACGGTCATCGGGTTGTCGGACATGCCCGCACGAGCCCTCGATTCGGGCACCGGCGAACCGCTGTACTCCATGGACGATCGTGCCGCGACGATCACGCTGAACCGATCAAGCGATACTGGCGGGGCAGGGTCTCGCTGGGGCAAATCCACGCCCGGCATCCGGAGCCGCGCCGGACCTGATCCGGCGTCCAGAGCAATTCCTGCGATGCCCGTCCTGTGGCCCTGGCCCCCGGATCGCCGCTTCGCGCCGTCCGGAGTGACGGGGACGGGGGCGGAACCGAAAGCACGGCCCTGCAAAGCCGCACTTGCCAAATTCTCCTTGACCTTCTCCTTTAATTCGATAATTATCGAAATATGGAAATCAATTCAGCCACCGAAGCTTTCGCCGCCCTGTCGCAGGAAACCCGCC
The genomic region above belongs to Rhodospirillaceae bacterium and contains:
- a CDS encoding 4Fe-4S dicluster domain-containing protein, whose protein sequence is MDGISKFRSPMADPIVLEMAQERGMEEVPLFADGRRNMPAQAWRTAFERWAELAPERDGPVNPERTAVADPAEMTRLIKDKARELGADDVGICELTPVMINEGYSFPHKYVISLLLEEKYQAVLGGALAVEMETIDVYVRCAEVSTELGKFIRSLGYPALADHNGTMELQAIPAMVAGGLGEMGKNGSMLHRRFGASFRPGFVLTDLPLVPDEPDLFGVQDYCMNCRLCENNCPPAAIAGSDDYVVTDGYKRWLIDIPKCYEASRLRDEYCHLCVDVCPYVHKENGDPEKRSLYKQFMGKRRRAGWRTPQWFLEDEDGILNGGGRSEPLPTLRSEVRSQT
- a CDS encoding indolepyruvate oxidoreductase subunit beta family protein, which translates into the protein MASAKKSGKAAPKAAAKPKASRRKPAEERPVTVVIAAMGGEGGGVLTAWLVDAARKAGLPVQATSIPGVAQRTGATTYYVEIVPKPYAETGDIEPVLDLYPGPGDIDMMIATELMEVGRAMEKGFISPEKTTLIGSTHRVYTLAEKMAMGDGRYDGDKILDAARQMSKRHILFDIERAAQDAGTIINSVLLGAMAGSGVLPIEPEAFKDGIRDSGKAVESNLAGFDVGFAYATGDVVELQTKPAPPKAPAPRPGDSVGDLKGRIERDYPSETHAVVLEACGRCLDYQDAAYARLYLERLDTVKALDEGRGDGDFKITNEAARHLGLRMTFEDIMRVAQFKTRRSRFERMRRDVQAQDDQLVRTTEHFKPGPYEFASVLPKGLGRRVVDWADRNPARARKWHFGLHIRTDTVWGFARVRTLAAMRRFRRRGYRYAEEQDLIEGWLDLVRKAAAVSKPMALETIECARLIKGYSETHKRGVGNYRRIVAEIVEPALAEGVDRAGDIAQARAAALADPEGESLSEAIAAMTEARAGPAVAAE